One part of the Vitis riparia cultivar Riparia Gloire de Montpellier isolate 1030 chromosome 15, EGFV_Vit.rip_1.0, whole genome shotgun sequence genome encodes these proteins:
- the LOC117931900 gene encoding secreted RxLR effector protein 161-like has translation MQKIPYASAVGSLMYAQVCTRPDIAYIVGMLGRYLSNPGMDHWRAAKRVMRYLQRTKEYMLTYRRLDQLEFIGYSDSDFAGCQDSRRSTSGYIYLLASGAISWRSAKQTLVTSSTMETEFVACYEASNQGI, from the coding sequence ATGCAGAAGATTCCTTACGCTTCGGCTGTGGGGAGTCTAATGTATGCTCAGGTATGTACAcgtccggatattgcgtacattgttggcaTGTTAGGCAGATATCTAAGTAACCCTGGAATGGATCATTGGAGAGCAGCCAAGAGGGTTATGAGATATTTACAGAGAACAAAAGAGTACATGCTTACATATAGGAGATTGGATCAGTTAGAGTTCATTGGGTATTCCGACTCCGACTTTGCTGGATGCCAAGACAGCAGAAGATCCACATCAGGCTATATTTATCTGTTGGCTAGTGGAGCAATTTCATGGAGGTCTGCCAAACAGACACTCGTAACTTCATCCACCATGGAAACAGAGTTTGTAGCATGTTATGAGGCATCCAATCAAGGAATATAG
- the LOC117931901 gene encoding uncharacterized protein LOC117931901 has product MDIDLALRMPKPDELNEQSTQEDEVYWGKWERSNRLSLMIMKRGIPEAFRGAITDEVTNASDFLTEIQKRFAKNDKAETSTLLANLISMKYKGKGNVREYIMEMSHLASKLKALKLELSDDLLVHLVIISLPAQFNQFKEERLKQDKTESAHLASTSKDKGKRKNKDNKVATSNGLEQKK; this is encoded by the exons AACCCGATGAACTCAATGAGCAAAGTACTCAAGAGGATGAGGTTTATTGGGGTAAGTGGGAACGTTCAAATAGGCTAagtcttatgatcatgaagCGCGGAATTCCAGAAGCTTTCAGGGGTGCGATAACCGATGAGGTTACTAATGCCAGTGACTTCCTTACGGAAATTCAGAAACGTTTTGCCAAAAACGATAAGGCTGAAACGAGCACGCTTTTAGCaaacttgatttcaatgaaGTATAAAGGCAAGGGTAATGTTCGGGAGTACATCATGGAAATGTCTCATCTTGCTTCAAAACTTAAGGCTTTGAAACTTGAGTTATCTGATGATTTACTCGTGCATTTGGTTATCATCTCTCTTCCTgcacaatttaatcaattcaag gaagagagattgaagcaaGACAAGACTGAAAGTGCTCATCTGGCTAGCACTTCCAAGGATAAGGGCAAACGAAAGAATAAGGATAATAAGGTTGCTACTTCTAATGGCCTagaacaaaagaaatag